One segment of Radiobacillus kanasensis DNA contains the following:
- a CDS encoding PhoH family protein — protein MPEDLKTIDLQLDEPNEALALFGTEDRHLKMMEEQVSVSIVTRGEAVSVSGTDENVKLVEEVLLALLGIIRKGLPVGERDVVYALDLARKGKIKQFETLFEDEITKNAKGKSIRVKTLGQRTYVSAIKANDLVFGIGPAGTGKTYLAVVMAVNALKSGSVKRIILTRPAVEAGESLGFLPGDLKEKVDPYLRPLYDALHDVLGTEHTLRLIERGTIEIAPLAYMRGRTLDDAFVILDEAQNTTPAQMKMFLTRLGFGSKMVITGDITQVDLPKGVVSGLKSVESRLHDIKGISLIYLKQSDVVRHPLVQKIIDAYEQETDKS, from the coding sequence ATGCCTGAAGATTTAAAAACGATTGATTTACAATTAGATGAACCGAACGAAGCTCTTGCTTTATTCGGAACAGAAGATAGACACTTAAAAATGATGGAAGAGCAAGTTAGCGTCTCTATTGTAACCAGAGGGGAAGCTGTTAGCGTCTCTGGAACGGATGAGAATGTGAAGTTAGTTGAAGAAGTGCTTCTAGCATTATTAGGCATTATCCGAAAAGGTTTACCCGTGGGAGAACGAGATGTAGTTTATGCGCTTGATTTAGCACGAAAAGGAAAAATAAAACAGTTTGAAACGTTATTTGAAGATGAAATTACAAAGAACGCAAAAGGCAAATCGATTCGCGTCAAAACATTAGGACAACGAACCTACGTTTCCGCTATTAAAGCAAATGATTTAGTGTTTGGAATTGGTCCAGCGGGTACTGGAAAAACGTATTTAGCCGTTGTCATGGCGGTTAACGCTTTGAAAAGTGGAAGTGTGAAGCGAATCATTTTAACAAGACCTGCTGTGGAAGCTGGAGAAAGCCTGGGATTCTTACCAGGGGATTTGAAAGAGAAGGTGGATCCATACCTTCGTCCACTTTATGACGCGCTACATGATGTATTAGGAACAGAACACACACTTCGTCTTATTGAGCGTGGAACCATCGAAATTGCTCCATTGGCCTATATGCGCGGACGTACGTTGGACGACGCTTTTGTCATATTAGATGAAGCGCAGAATACAACGCCTGCTCAAATGAAAATGTTTTTAACAAGATTAGGCTTTGGTTCTAAAATGGTCATCACCGGTGATATTACCCAAGTTGACTTACCAAAGGGTGTGGTGTCCGGTTTGAAATCGGTGGAATCACGCCTTCACGATATTAAGGGTATTTCCTTAATTTATCTGAAGCAATCAGATGTCGTTCGTCACCCATTAGTACAAAAGATTATCGATGCTTACGAGCAGGAAACAGACAAGTCTTAA
- the yqfD gene encoding sporulation protein YqfD: MTQGSYFTGYVTMKITGSRPELFFALCAKENVPVWNVKKISNKVCLGNIHLKDVARVKKFRRKTVYKVSFLHKKGIPFLSQRILHKKPLVVGLVLSILFIGFLSNMVWDVRVSGVHPELEKKIMTQLDEYGVEPGTLKFRLGSPSSIQQKLLDDIPELLWVGVKEKGTTFYLEGVEKTLVEEKEEPGPRNLIAQKKGVIIDMFVSKGKPMVEVNDFVQKGELLVSGNINIQEEKEGEEDKKEEQKPDLVSSEGEIIAETWYQTSVSIPLEANYEVLTGHNKKKYYLNFAGFSLPVWGFGNPDYKNKQTETVEKSFHFLKWELPISFKQVNVQEAKEEQVKRSKKEAKEAGLAQARKELKSKLEKDAEIVSEKVLHETYESGKVKLILYFTVHENIVKNQPISQGD, translated from the coding sequence ATGACGCAAGGCAGTTATTTTACAGGGTATGTAACCATGAAAATAACAGGATCTCGACCAGAGCTGTTCTTTGCCTTATGTGCGAAAGAAAATGTTCCGGTATGGAACGTAAAAAAAATTTCAAACAAAGTTTGTTTAGGCAACATCCACTTAAAGGATGTTGCTAGGGTTAAAAAGTTCCGCAGAAAAACGGTTTATAAAGTATCCTTTCTTCACAAAAAAGGAATTCCTTTCTTATCCCAACGTATTCTACATAAAAAACCACTCGTGGTCGGTCTAGTGTTAAGTATATTATTTATTGGTTTCTTATCCAATATGGTTTGGGATGTAAGAGTGAGTGGTGTACACCCGGAATTGGAAAAGAAAATAATGACACAGTTGGACGAGTATGGGGTAGAGCCTGGTACGTTAAAATTTCGTCTAGGTTCTCCTAGCTCCATTCAACAAAAGCTTCTGGATGACATTCCGGAGCTCTTGTGGGTTGGTGTGAAGGAAAAAGGGACAACCTTCTACTTAGAAGGGGTCGAAAAGACGTTAGTAGAAGAGAAGGAAGAACCTGGCCCACGTAATCTAATTGCCCAGAAGAAAGGCGTAATCATTGACATGTTTGTTTCCAAAGGAAAACCGATGGTCGAAGTCAATGATTTTGTCCAAAAAGGGGAATTGTTAGTTTCTGGTAATATCAATATTCAAGAGGAAAAGGAGGGCGAAGAAGATAAAAAAGAAGAACAAAAGCCTGATCTTGTTTCTTCCGAAGGTGAAATCATTGCGGAAACATGGTATCAAACTTCGGTTTCTATTCCTCTCGAAGCGAATTATGAAGTACTAACTGGTCATAATAAAAAGAAGTATTATCTTAACTTCGCAGGTTTCTCTTTACCGGTTTGGGGCTTTGGAAATCCAGATTATAAAAATAAACAAACGGAAACGGTGGAGAAGTCCTTCCATTTCCTAAAATGGGAGCTTCCGATAAGCTTTAAGCAGGTAAACGTGCAGGAAGCGAAAGAGGAACAAGTAAAAAGATCGAAGAAAGAAGCCAAAGAGGCGGGTTTAGCTCAAGCGCGGAAAGAGTTAAAAAGTAAGCTAGAAAAAGATGCAGAGATAGTTTCGGAAAAAGTTTTGCACGAAACTTATGAGAGTGGTAAAGTTAAATTAATCCTTTATTTTACGGTTCACGAAAATATAGTAAAAAACCAACCAATATCTCAAGGAGATTGA
- the yqfC gene encoding sporulation protein YqfC: MKPWRQRIGNWLTNHLDLPSDVILELPRITTIGQLHAYIENHRGLVLFSDNELRLRMEYGYLKITGSQFVLKMMLPEEILLEGKIKEFKFIEK, from the coding sequence ATGAAACCGTGGAGACAGCGAATTGGTAATTGGCTCACGAATCATCTTGATTTACCTTCAGATGTGATCCTCGAGCTACCGAGAATTACGACCATTGGACAGCTACACGCATATATCGAAAATCATCGTGGCCTTGTTCTATTTTCAGATAACGAGCTTCGTTTGAGAATGGAATACGGTTATTTAAAAATAACAGGTAGTCAATTTGTTCTTAAAATGATGTTGCCAGAAGAAATATTGCTAGAAGGAAAAATCAAGGAATTCAAGTTTATTGAAAAATAA
- the floA gene encoding flotillin-like protein FloA (flotillin-like protein involved in membrane lipid rafts), whose protein sequence is MSLQELLPIILVGLIIIVVAVLFTFIPVMLWISALAAGVHVSIFTLVGMRLRRVVPSRVINPLIKAHKAGIDVNTNQLESHYLAGGNVDRVVNALIAAQRANIELSFERCAAIDLAGRDVLDAVQMSVNPKVIETPFIAGIAMDGIEVKAKARITVRANIDRLVGGAGEETVIARVGEGIVSTIGSSNSHSQVLENPDKISHNVLSKGLDAGTAFEILSIDIADIDIGKNIGALLQMDQAEADKNIAQAKAEERRAMAVAQEQEMVAKVQEMQAKVVEAEADVPLALAEALRSGNLGVMDYMNYKNINADTDMRDSIGKVSKDKEEE, encoded by the coding sequence ATGTCTTTGCAAGAACTATTACCAATTATTTTAGTTGGACTTATTATCATTGTTGTAGCAGTATTGTTCACATTTATTCCAGTCATGCTATGGATCAGTGCGTTAGCAGCAGGTGTTCATGTTAGCATATTCACACTTGTCGGGATGCGCCTTAGAAGGGTAGTTCCTTCCCGTGTCATTAATCCGTTAATTAAAGCACACAAAGCAGGGATTGATGTCAATACGAATCAACTAGAAAGTCACTACTTAGCTGGTGGTAACGTCGATCGCGTCGTCAATGCATTAATTGCCGCTCAACGTGCCAATATTGAGTTAAGTTTTGAACGATGTGCAGCCATTGACCTAGCAGGTCGTGATGTACTAGATGCGGTTCAAATGAGTGTTAACCCGAAAGTCATCGAAACACCGTTCATTGCGGGTATCGCAATGGATGGGATTGAAGTAAAAGCGAAAGCCCGTATTACAGTGCGTGCGAATATCGACCGCTTAGTAGGGGGAGCCGGGGAAGAAACGGTTATAGCCCGTGTTGGGGAAGGTATTGTAAGTACAATTGGTAGCTCGAATAGCCATAGTCAAGTATTAGAAAATCCAGATAAAATCTCTCATAATGTTTTATCCAAAGGATTGGATGCAGGTACTGCTTTTGAAATCCTCTCCATTGATATTGCCGATATTGATATCGGGAAAAATATTGGGGCATTGCTTCAGATGGATCAAGCCGAAGCGGATAAAAACATCGCCCAAGCAAAAGCAGAAGAAAGAAGAGCGATGGCGGTTGCTCAAGAACAAGAAATGGTTGCTAAAGTTCAAGAGATGCAAGCAAAAGTTGTGGAGGCAGAAGCAGATGTACCACTTGCTTTGGCCGAAGCACTTCGTTCCGGTAATCTTGGAGTCATGGACTACATGAACTATAAAAACATTAATGCTGATACTGATATGAGAGACTCAATTGGAAAAGTATCGAAAGACAAAGAAGAAGAGTAA
- a CDS encoding NfeD family protein: MFFLGLIHTVHADNGSGKLVYVIPIEETVEKGLESFIERATETAISEGADHLLFEVDTPGGRVDAATQIAEIIQSVEVETSAFVVNEALSAGSYLALNTDHIFMTANATMGASGVINSDGTAAAKKAQSAWIAAMKAAAESKGRNPLYAEAMADPSVDLPELNAPSGEFLTLSAKDAVEVGYSASIVEDRTELLAKLNLSEANVVEIKPTLLEKVARFLTNPIVVPILLSIASIGLIVEFFSPGFGIPGFAGLGSLALFFYGHIVAGLAGYEAIVFVIIGIVLMVAELFVPGGILGVLGIASIVGALFMSSADIGHMAMSIAIAILISIVVFAVLFKRIGLEKGFFRHIILRDATTSEKGYVSTVSRLDLIGLQGVSLTPLRPSGTGLFDGERLDVVTEGGYVKEQSNIRVVKTEGARIIVREVESK, from the coding sequence ATGTTTTTTCTCGGGTTGATACATACAGTACATGCGGATAACGGTAGTGGTAAATTGGTATATGTTATACCTATTGAGGAAACCGTTGAAAAAGGGTTGGAATCCTTTATTGAAAGAGCAACGGAAACAGCGATTTCGGAAGGGGCTGACCACCTTCTTTTCGAAGTAGATACCCCAGGTGGACGAGTGGATGCTGCGACCCAAATCGCAGAAATCATCCAGTCTGTGGAAGTGGAGACAAGTGCCTTCGTAGTAAACGAGGCTTTGTCAGCTGGTTCTTATTTGGCCTTAAATACGGACCATATCTTCATGACTGCGAACGCCACCATGGGTGCAAGTGGAGTCATAAACTCAGACGGGACAGCAGCGGCAAAGAAAGCACAGTCTGCTTGGATTGCGGCGATGAAAGCGGCAGCAGAGTCAAAGGGAAGAAATCCCCTTTACGCAGAGGCGATGGCAGATCCTTCTGTCGACTTACCAGAGCTTAATGCCCCGAGTGGAGAATTTTTGACACTAAGTGCCAAGGATGCAGTTGAAGTAGGATATTCGGCTTCTATTGTTGAGGATCGTACAGAATTACTAGCAAAGCTCAATCTAAGCGAAGCAAACGTAGTCGAAATAAAACCTACTCTATTAGAGAAAGTGGCAAGGTTTTTAACGAATCCTATCGTCGTTCCCATTCTTCTTTCTATAGCGAGTATTGGACTAATTGTGGAGTTCTTTTCCCCTGGGTTTGGAATACCAGGCTTTGCTGGATTAGGTTCCCTTGCCTTGTTCTTCTATGGTCACATTGTGGCAGGGCTTGCTGGCTATGAAGCGATTGTTTTTGTCATTATTGGGATTGTTCTCATGGTTGCGGAGCTTTTTGTTCCAGGGGGTATTTTGGGGGTCCTAGGGATAGCGTCTATTGTAGGAGCGCTATTTATGTCTTCTGCGGACATTGGACATATGGCGATGAGCATTGCCATTGCAATATTAATATCCATTGTGGTTTTTGCAGTCCTATTTAAGCGAATTGGATTGGAGAAAGGTTTTTTCCGACATATTATTTTACGAGATGCCACAACATCGGAAAAAGGCTACGTGTCTACTGTAAGTCGTCTAGATTTAATTGGATTACAAGGGGTATCCCTCACACCTCTAAGACCTTCAGGAACCGGTCTATTTGACGGGGAACGATTGGATGTCGTAACCGAAGGCGGCTATGTAAAAGAGCAATCCAATATAAGGGTTGTAAAAACAGAGGGTGCACGAATAATTGTAAGAGAAGTAGAAAGTAAATAA
- a CDS encoding GatB/YqeY domain-containing protein, with product MSLLERLNQDMKQAMKNKDKETLSVIRMVKASLQNEAIKLGKDGLSEEEDLTVLSRELKQRKDSLHDFKEAGRDDLVAKLEDEIKVLQAYMPEQLSEEELEDIVKQTIQEVGATSKQEMGKVMSAVMPKVKGKADGSLVNKLVLKHLS from the coding sequence ATGTCATTATTAGAACGTCTGAACCAGGATATGAAACAAGCGATGAAGAACAAGGACAAAGAAACCTTAAGTGTCATTCGTATGGTGAAAGCTTCCTTACAAAATGAAGCGATCAAACTGGGTAAGGACGGTTTATCGGAAGAAGAAGATTTAACTGTTTTATCTCGTGAGTTAAAACAGAGAAAAGATTCCCTCCACGATTTTAAAGAAGCTGGACGCGACGATCTTGTAGCAAAACTAGAAGATGAAATCAAGGTATTACAAGCATATATGCCTGAACAGCTTTCTGAAGAAGAATTAGAAGACATTGTGAAACAAACCATTCAAGAAGTTGGTGCAACTTCTAAACAAGAAATGGGCAAAGTAATGAGCGCTGTTATGCCAAAGGTAAAAGGAAAAGCAGACGGTTCATTAGTAAACAAATTAGTCTTAAAGCATTTGTCCTAA
- the rpsU gene encoding 30S ribosomal protein S21: protein MSNTTRVRKNESLEDALRRFKRSVSKNGTLAEYRKKEFYEKPSVRRKKKSEAARKRKF, encoded by the coding sequence ATGTCAAACACAACTCGCGTTCGTAAAAACGAGTCTCTTGAGGATGCTCTTCGTCGCTTTAAACGCAGTGTATCAAAAAATGGTACATTGGCTGAATACCGTAAGAAAGAATTCTACGAAAAACCTAGTGTGCGCCGTAAGAAAAAATCTGAGGCAGCTAGAAAACGTAAATTCTAG
- a CDS encoding Na/Pi symporter: protein MGHILTLACVFIMLFFLGMTIMRVGLYQLSYEKMKRLLATFTKNPILGILMGIVTTSILQSSSLVMVLTIGFVSVGLLTFKQSLGIMLGANIGTTVTGEILAFSHLIPEWYLLIFGFLCMIMPNQKWFSAGTIMFGLGTIFVALQGFESLAKSFSDLTYLENGFIYTNEHPTFGVVIGIIVSAIIQSSSATIGMTMSFLNQGMVSLTASIAIVLGANVGTCVTSLLAIIGLNKETKLVAMAHAWFNIIGVLLFLPLLFLLTDTATLLSVHVKEQLAHISVLFNCVTVLLMIPFLTPFEKFILKWHGK, encoded by the coding sequence ATGGGACATATCTTAACACTAGCTTGTGTATTTATCATGTTATTCTTTCTAGGTATGACAATTATGCGTGTTGGTTTATATCAATTATCCTACGAGAAAATGAAACGTCTATTAGCAACATTTACGAAAAATCCTATTTTAGGTATCTTAATGGGTATAGTCACTACGTCTATTCTTCAAAGTAGCTCCTTAGTCATGGTACTAACCATTGGTTTCGTTAGCGTCGGATTACTTACCTTCAAACAATCTCTTGGGATTATGTTAGGTGCAAATATTGGAACAACCGTTACAGGAGAAATTCTTGCCTTTTCCCACCTTATACCAGAATGGTATTTGCTCATTTTCGGCTTCCTATGTATGATCATGCCTAACCAAAAATGGTTTAGCGCAGGTACGATTATGTTTGGACTAGGAACTATATTCGTTGCTCTCCAAGGTTTTGAATCTTTAGCAAAAAGTTTCTCGGACCTTACATACTTAGAAAATGGCTTTATCTATACAAATGAACACCCTACGTTCGGTGTTGTAATAGGAATAATCGTTAGTGCTATTATCCAATCCTCAAGTGCGACAATTGGAATGACGATGAGCTTTCTAAACCAAGGTATGGTAAGCCTTACAGCATCCATTGCGATTGTACTAGGGGCAAATGTCGGGACGTGTGTAACTTCCCTTTTAGCAATTATCGGACTGAATAAAGAAACCAAGCTTGTAGCGATGGCGCATGCGTGGTTTAACATCATAGGGGTGCTTCTGTTCTTGCCTTTGTTATTCCTTTTAACAGATACTGCTACACTACTGTCCGTTCATGTAAAGGAACAGCTTGCTCATATCTCTGTCTTATTTAATTGTGTCACGGTTTTACTTATGATTCCATTTCTTACTCCGTTTGAAAAATTTATTCTGAAATGGCACGGAAAATAA
- the deoC gene encoding deoxyribose-phosphate aldolase, translating into MEKNQLAKMIDHTALKPDTNKSDIDKLVSEAKEYQFASVCVNPYWVEYCAKELKDSGVKVCTVIGFPLGATTTETKVFETIQAIKNGATEVDMVINVGAVKNGEWDFVEKDIQSVVSAANGKALSKVILETALLTDDEKKKACEISKKSGADFVKTSTGFSGGGATVEDIRLMRETVGPDMGVKASGGVRDRKTTDAMIEAGATRIGASAGVAIVEGGSSDSDY; encoded by the coding sequence TTGGAAAAAAATCAACTAGCCAAAATGATTGATCATACGGCATTAAAGCCAGATACGAATAAATCGGATATTGATAAGCTCGTATCCGAAGCGAAGGAATACCAGTTCGCATCCGTTTGTGTAAATCCTTATTGGGTGGAGTACTGTGCAAAAGAGTTAAAGGATTCGGGTGTAAAAGTTTGTACCGTAATTGGTTTTCCATTAGGAGCTACAACGACCGAAACAAAGGTCTTTGAAACGATCCAAGCAATTAAAAATGGTGCAACGGAAGTAGATATGGTTATTAACGTTGGTGCTGTCAAAAACGGGGAGTGGGATTTTGTTGAAAAAGATATTCAATCCGTTGTTTCTGCAGCAAATGGGAAGGCTCTTTCAAAAGTTATCCTTGAAACTGCTTTACTTACTGATGATGAAAAGAAAAAAGCGTGTGAAATTTCGAAAAAATCGGGTGCTGACTTCGTCAAAACATCCACTGGTTTTTCAGGTGGAGGAGCAACCGTTGAAGACATTCGTTTAATGAGAGAAACAGTTGGACCTGATATGGGAGTGAAAGCTTCTGGAGGAGTTCGTGATCGTAAAACAACAGATGCAATGATTGAAGCTGGTGCAACACGAATTGGAGCAAGTGCTGGCGTAGCAATTGTGGAAGGTGGATCTTCAGATTCTGATTATTAA
- the mtaB gene encoding tRNA (N(6)-L-threonylcarbamoyladenosine(37)-C(2))-methylthiotransferase MtaB yields MPTVAFHTLGCKVNHYETEGIWQRFKNEGYDRVEFDQISDVYVINTCTVTNTGDKKSRQVIRRAIRKNPEAVVCVTGCYAQTSPGEIMQIPGVDVVVGTQDRGRMIEYIEEHQETRMPINGVSNIMKNRVFEEMDVPAFTDRTRASLKIQEGCNNFCTFCIIPWARGLLRSRDPEDVLNQAQKLVDAGYKEIVLTGIHTAGYGEDMKDYNFAKLLRELETKVDGLKRIRISSIEASQITDEVIDVLDQSEKIVRHLHIPLQSGSDTVLKRMRRKYSTDFYRARVEKIKKALPGLAITSDVIVGFPGETDEEFMETYNFVKEIGYSELHVFPFSKRTGTPAARMEDQVDDDVKNERVHRLIELSNQQAKEYASQYEGEVLEVIPEEKTEDNDNVYVGYTDNYLKVKLEASDDMIGKIVRVKITKAGYPYNEGQFVRVMDEPEIKQKVMSS; encoded by the coding sequence ATGCCTACAGTGGCTTTTCATACATTAGGATGTAAAGTAAACCATTATGAAACAGAAGGAATTTGGCAACGATTCAAAAACGAAGGATACGATCGAGTAGAGTTTGATCAAATTTCGGATGTATATGTCATTAACACGTGTACGGTTACGAACACAGGGGATAAAAAAAGCAGGCAAGTTATTCGTCGTGCCATCCGTAAAAATCCAGAAGCAGTTGTATGTGTAACAGGTTGTTATGCGCAAACTTCCCCTGGTGAAATTATGCAAATTCCCGGAGTAGATGTTGTCGTTGGTACTCAGGACCGTGGAAGAATGATTGAATACATCGAAGAACACCAAGAAACGAGAATGCCAATTAATGGTGTCTCCAACATTATGAAAAATAGAGTGTTCGAAGAAATGGATGTGCCAGCCTTTACAGATCGAACTCGTGCTTCCTTAAAGATTCAAGAAGGATGTAATAATTTCTGTACATTTTGTATCATTCCATGGGCTAGAGGCTTACTTCGTTCCCGTGATCCGGAAGATGTCTTAAACCAAGCACAAAAATTAGTAGATGCAGGATATAAAGAGATTGTATTAACGGGAATCCATACAGCAGGATATGGCGAAGATATGAAGGATTATAATTTCGCCAAATTGTTGCGTGAGTTGGAAACGAAAGTAGATGGGTTAAAACGAATTCGAATTTCATCTATTGAAGCTAGCCAAATCACCGACGAAGTAATTGACGTTTTGGATCAATCTGAAAAGATTGTGCGTCATCTTCACATCCCACTCCAGTCTGGATCTGATACGGTACTAAAGAGAATGCGACGTAAGTATTCCACAGATTTCTATCGTGCTCGTGTAGAGAAAATTAAAAAAGCTCTACCAGGTTTGGCCATTACATCCGATGTTATTGTCGGTTTTCCTGGAGAAACAGACGAAGAGTTCATGGAAACATATAACTTTGTGAAAGAAATCGGATATTCGGAGCTTCACGTATTTCCGTTTTCTAAACGTACAGGTACTCCAGCTGCTAGAATGGAAGATCAAGTGGATGATGATGTGAAAAATGAACGAGTTCATCGCCTAATCGAATTATCCAACCAACAAGCAAAAGAGTATGCTTCTCAGTATGAAGGAGAAGTGTTAGAGGTTATACCTGAAGAGAAAACGGAAGATAATGATAATGTGTATGTTGGCTATACGGACAATTATCTAAAAGTAAAATTAGAGGCTTCCGATGATATGATTGGAAAAATAGTACGAGTGAAAATCACAAAAGCTGGCTATCCATATAACGAAGGACAATTTGTTCGCGTAATGGATGAACCAGAAATCAAACAAAAAGTAATGTCATCCTAA
- a CDS encoding 16S rRNA (uracil(1498)-N(3))-methyltransferase, producing the protein MQRYFIAKEHWMGDHVLIEGEDVHHIVRVMRMKEGDKIVCNQPNGRAAVCQITERSEQMVKASIVEWLEQESEMPVHVAIAQGLPKGDKMELVLQKGTELGASEFIPFQAARSVVKWDPKKINKKSDRYKKVAKEASEQAHRTVVPHVETVLSFKELIKRSDDYDVKWFAYEEEAKGPQNQKLSDLFRTVKNGQRILACIGPEGGYTIEEVNQLIEHGFTPIRLGPRILRTETAALYLLAGLSYHFEE; encoded by the coding sequence GTGCAGCGTTATTTTATAGCAAAAGAACACTGGATGGGCGACCATGTCCTTATCGAAGGAGAAGATGTTCATCATATTGTTCGCGTCATGCGGATGAAAGAAGGAGACAAGATTGTTTGTAACCAACCTAATGGGCGCGCAGCTGTTTGTCAGATTACTGAAAGATCAGAGCAAATGGTAAAAGCATCCATAGTGGAGTGGTTAGAACAAGAGTCTGAGATGCCTGTCCATGTTGCGATTGCACAAGGCTTGCCAAAAGGGGATAAGATGGAACTCGTTTTACAAAAAGGCACAGAGCTTGGCGCAAGCGAATTTATCCCGTTTCAAGCCGCCAGATCTGTCGTGAAATGGGATCCTAAAAAGATAAATAAGAAGTCAGACCGATATAAAAAAGTCGCAAAAGAAGCAAGTGAGCAAGCACATCGTACCGTAGTTCCACATGTAGAAACAGTGCTTTCTTTTAAGGAATTAATAAAACGGAGCGACGACTATGATGTGAAGTGGTTTGCTTATGAAGAAGAAGCAAAAGGGCCACAGAACCAAAAGCTAAGTGATTTGTTCCGAACTGTAAAAAATGGGCAAAGGATACTGGCTTGTATTGGACCTGAGGGAGGATATACAATAGAAGAGGTAAACCAACTAATAGAGCACGGCTTCACACCTATTCGCTTAGGTCCAAGAATACTTAGAACGGAAACAGCAGCTCTTTACTTATTAGCAGGTCTATCTTATCACTTTGAAGAATAG
- the prmA gene encoding 50S ribosomal protein L11 methyltransferase: MKWSEICIHTTNEAIEPISNILHEAGASGVVIEDPTELDKERESLFGEVYELDPNDYPEEGVYVKAYLAVNSFLGETVEEIKQAINNLLIYDIDLGRNHITLSEVNEEEWATAWKKYYKPVKISEKITIIPTWEDYQPVFSDEIIIELDPGMAFGTGTHPTTVLSVQALEKVIQEEDVVIDVGSGSGVLSIASALLGAKEVYAYDLDDVAVKSTKINAKLNKTEGKIYSKQNNLLDQVDVEADVIVSNILAEIIVRFVDDAYRCLKPGGLFVTSGIINQKKNLVKESLENAGFEIQEVTQMEDWIAIIAKKR, translated from the coding sequence TTGAAGTGGTCCGAAATATGTATTCATACGACAAACGAAGCGATTGAGCCCATATCTAATATCTTGCATGAGGCTGGTGCGAGTGGGGTAGTCATTGAAGATCCTACTGAATTAGATAAAGAACGGGAATCCCTATTTGGTGAAGTGTACGAATTAGACCCTAACGACTATCCAGAAGAAGGCGTTTATGTCAAAGCCTACTTAGCTGTGAACAGTTTTCTCGGGGAAACCGTGGAAGAAATTAAACAAGCTATCAATAATTTGCTCATCTATGATATCGATCTTGGACGTAATCATATTACGTTAAGTGAGGTTAATGAAGAGGAATGGGCAACAGCCTGGAAAAAATATTATAAGCCTGTTAAGATTTCTGAAAAAATTACGATTATCCCAACCTGGGAAGACTATCAGCCTGTTTTTAGTGATGAAATCATTATCGAATTAGACCCAGGAATGGCTTTTGGCACTGGAACACATCCGACAACGGTATTGAGTGTGCAGGCCTTGGAAAAAGTTATCCAAGAAGAAGATGTGGTCATTGATGTTGGTTCAGGTTCTGGTGTGTTAAGTATTGCCTCAGCATTATTAGGGGCAAAAGAGGTCTATGCTTATGATCTTGATGATGTTGCTGTAAAAAGTACAAAGATTAATGCAAAACTAAATAAAACAGAAGGTAAGATTTATTCGAAACAAAACAACTTGCTTGACCAAGTTGATGTCGAAGCGGATGTAATTGTTTCGAATATTCTTGCTGAAATTATCGTTCGTTTTGTAGATGATGCATATCGCTGTTTAAAACCAGGTGGGTTGTTTGTGACATCCGGCATCATTAATCAAAAAAAGAATCTAGTAAAAGAATCATTAGAAAATGCTGGTTTCGAGATACAAGAAGTGACCCAAATGGAAGACTGGATTGCCATAATTGCAAAGAAAAGGTAA